The following proteins are co-located in the Dyadobacter chenwenxiniae genome:
- a CDS encoding penicillin-binding protein, with amino-acid sequence MKNDVESGQNNKKALIARARTVGWLLFLLAIAVFGKLIRVQYYDEFKGKTWAEYSAKNDLKIDTIPAMRGNIYSVDDRLLATSLPYYYVGLDTKVADSAYFRNNIDELSSLLAKSFGEHTAAGYKNKIMRYRVSKNKRYLRLKSRQISHLDREKIKKWPFFVKNRKGGGGKFETIYKRYKPFSPMADRTIGGIDPKSGRGYIGLESSFDKNLEGKAGIGWVEMVEGGMKIPVGDALNVQPEAGRDIYTTLDMNFQDRAEIALRRKLIESKANYGCVIIMEVATGEIRAMANLTKRGEGKYEEVFNYAVAGGADPGSTFKLPTMMALLEETKMNPDQITVNTGAGSVRFRGTSINDSKRGGHGVLTATQVFEKSSNIGVHLLMQRYFFSKPDAYLSYLKKFHLTTPTGIHMKGEKPPYIKDRTSKQWSAYSLTFMSYGYEMSMTPLQTLALYNAVANDGYWVRPMIVREIRNAEGVEDKIPPYVEDKPIASPETIKKVKQMLEGVVKAGSAKNISSELYQIAGKTGTAQKLINGIYTPGKYYTSFAGYFPADKPKYSAIVIIDTPQGSGANYTLYAGSVAAPVFKEVADRIYAYDMSIQKPIKDSLPEVSKDVKWAGRSEDLNVISKELKLTPVPAGSEYAAASLLKKGKTNWQKRHMNSPDVPDLQGLAMRDALYILENKGFNVTFKGSGKVVEQSLPPGTNPGSNKTILLTLQ; translated from the coding sequence ATGAAGAACGACGTTGAAAGCGGTCAGAATAATAAGAAAGCGCTGATTGCCCGCGCAAGAACTGTGGGCTGGCTTTTGTTTTTACTGGCCATAGCGGTTTTTGGTAAACTGATCCGTGTTCAGTATTACGATGAATTCAAAGGCAAAACATGGGCGGAATATTCGGCCAAAAATGACTTAAAAATCGACACCATTCCGGCCATGCGCGGGAACATTTATTCAGTTGATGACCGTCTTCTGGCCACGTCGCTCCCTTATTATTATGTCGGTTTGGATACGAAAGTGGCTGATTCGGCTTATTTCAGAAATAACATTGATGAGCTGTCGTCCTTACTTGCCAAAAGTTTTGGAGAGCATACTGCGGCCGGTTATAAAAACAAGATCATGCGCTATCGCGTGAGCAAAAATAAACGCTATCTAAGGCTTAAATCCCGTCAGATTAGCCATCTGGATCGTGAAAAGATCAAGAAATGGCCGTTTTTTGTCAAAAACAGAAAAGGCGGCGGCGGTAAATTTGAAACGATCTACAAACGCTATAAACCATTTAGCCCAATGGCGGACAGGACCATTGGTGGCATCGACCCGAAAAGCGGACGCGGCTACATCGGGCTGGAATCCAGTTTTGACAAAAATCTTGAAGGAAAAGCGGGCATAGGATGGGTTGAAATGGTGGAAGGCGGCATGAAAATCCCAGTCGGCGATGCGCTGAATGTACAGCCCGAAGCCGGAAGGGATATTTATACAACGCTGGATATGAATTTCCAGGATCGGGCAGAAATTGCTTTGCGCAGAAAACTTATCGAAAGCAAAGCCAATTACGGTTGCGTGATCATTATGGAAGTAGCAACCGGCGAAATCCGTGCGATGGCCAATTTGACAAAACGCGGAGAAGGCAAATATGAGGAGGTTTTTAATTATGCCGTTGCCGGCGGAGCAGATCCAGGCTCAACTTTCAAATTGCCGACCATGATGGCACTTCTGGAAGAAACAAAAATGAACCCGGATCAGATCACGGTGAATACAGGAGCTGGCTCGGTCCGTTTCCGAGGAACGTCTATTAATGATTCCAAAAGAGGCGGACACGGCGTTCTGACAGCCACACAGGTTTTTGAAAAATCGTCCAACATTGGCGTGCATTTACTCATGCAGCGCTATTTCTTTTCAAAACCAGACGCATATCTTTCCTATTTGAAAAAATTCCACCTGACTACACCGACAGGCATTCACATGAAAGGAGAAAAACCTCCTTACATTAAAGACCGCACATCCAAGCAATGGAGCGCCTATTCATTGACCTTTATGTCGTACGGCTACGAGATGTCAATGACCCCGCTGCAAACCCTTGCTCTTTACAATGCAGTTGCTAATGACGGTTATTGGGTGAGGCCGATGATCGTGCGGGAGATCAGAAATGCAGAAGGCGTTGAGGACAAAATCCCGCCATACGTTGAAGATAAGCCTATTGCCTCTCCCGAGACCATTAAAAAAGTGAAGCAAATGCTGGAAGGCGTTGTCAAAGCTGGTTCGGCGAAAAACATCAGCTCTGAACTTTACCAGATCGCTGGCAAAACCGGAACAGCACAGAAACTGATCAATGGCATTTATACGCCCGGAAAATATTACACTTCGTTTGCCGGTTATTTCCCTGCCGATAAGCCAAAGTACAGCGCTATTGTGATCATCGACACACCGCAAGGGTCGGGTGCCAATTACACATTATATGCAGGAAGCGTTGCGGCGCCTGTTTTCAAAGAAGTGGCTGACCGCATTTATGCGTACGATATGAGCATCCAGAAACCGATCAAAGATTCGTTGCCGGAGGTTTCCAAAGACGTGAAATGGGCTGGGCGCTCGGAAGATCTGAATGTAATCAGCAAAGAGTTGAAACTGACACCCGTTCCGGCAGGCAGTGAATATGCCGCTGCGTCTCTTTTGAAAAAAGGAAAAACCAATTGGCAGAAGCGCCATATGAATTCCCCGGATGTGCCTGATCTCCAAGGATTAGCAATGCGCGATGCATTGTATATTTTGGAAAACAAAGGATTCAATGTCACATTTAAAGGCTCGGGCAAAGTGGTGGAACAATCGCTGCCACCTGGCACCAACCCCGGAAGCAACAAAACGATCCTATTAACATTACAGTAA
- a CDS encoding FtsL-like putative cell division protein, with translation MSENKRRPKPIPPKPPKPAKRKREYHLFNWLNKFLPLDKVFGEKAPGKEERLPVKYFYYFGWIVILLVAYERIGFQSEQYVRNSIKLKKEVDDLRAEYTSIHAEYMKSGLQSVIIEKVKSEGLEENLIPPKKIIIKSEEDD, from the coding sequence ATGTCGGAAAACAAAAGAAGACCTAAGCCCATTCCGCCTAAGCCTCCAAAGCCTGCGAAGCGCAAGCGGGAATATCATTTATTCAACTGGCTGAACAAGTTTTTGCCGCTGGACAAGGTTTTTGGTGAAAAAGCACCGGGTAAAGAAGAGCGGCTTCCGGTTAAATATTTCTATTATTTTGGCTGGATTGTGATTCTGCTCGTGGCTTACGAACGGATTGGTTTTCAGTCTGAACAATATGTCCGCAACAGCATTAAGCTAAAAAAAGAAGTGGACGATCTCCGGGCTGAGTACACGTCCATTCACGCTGAATACATGAAAAGCGGGTTGCAGTCGGTGATCATTGAAAAAGTAAAATCCGAAGGTTTGGAAGAAAACCTTATCCCTCCCAAAAAGATCATTATCAAGTCGGAAGAAGACGATTAG
- the rsmH gene encoding 16S rRNA (cytosine(1402)-N(4))-methyltransferase RsmH, whose translation MDLQSTYHEPVMLSECLEGLNIQPEGVYVDVTFGGGGHSRAILEKLTTGRLLVFDQDPDAAANAAEFNDDKRFTFIAANFRHLKRYLKLHKAEKVDGILGDLGVSSHQINTPERGFSTRFDADLDMRMNPNIEKTAREVINTRSSAELQRILGMYGEVTNARTAAEAIFTSRHSTPIDTVADLKGILLKYAPKHRENKYFAQVFQALRIEVNDELAVLEEFLTQVPEVLNPGGRLVVMSYHSLEDRLVKNFILKGKFDGELEKDFYGNAIRPLSSVTRKPVEASDEEVARNPRARSAKLRIAEKI comes from the coding sequence ATGGATTTACAAAGTACATATCACGAGCCTGTCATGTTGTCCGAATGCCTGGAAGGGCTTAACATTCAACCGGAGGGTGTTTACGTGGATGTGACTTTTGGCGGCGGCGGACATTCGCGGGCCATTCTTGAAAAACTGACGACAGGCAGACTGCTGGTTTTCGATCAGGATCCCGATGCCGCAGCCAATGCAGCGGAATTCAACGACGACAAACGATTTACATTCATAGCGGCCAATTTCAGGCATTTGAAGCGCTATCTCAAACTGCATAAGGCCGAAAAAGTGGACGGAATCCTGGGAGACCTGGGCGTTTCTTCACACCAGATCAACACCCCGGAAAGAGGCTTTTCCACCCGGTTTGATGCGGATTTGGACATGCGTATGAACCCGAACATTGAAAAAACGGCCAGAGAAGTGATCAATACACGGTCTTCGGCTGAATTACAGCGGATTTTGGGCATGTATGGCGAGGTTACCAATGCCCGAACAGCGGCCGAAGCAATATTTACTTCCAGACATAGCACGCCGATTGACACAGTCGCGGATTTGAAAGGGATTTTGCTCAAATATGCCCCTAAGCACCGTGAAAACAAGTATTTTGCTCAGGTGTTCCAGGCATTAAGGATTGAAGTGAATGATGAGCTGGCGGTTCTGGAAGAGTTTCTGACGCAGGTCCCGGAAGTGCTTAATCCAGGCGGGCGATTGGTTGTGATGTCCTATCATTCGCTGGAAGATCGTTTGGTCAAAAATTTTATTTTAAAAGGAAAATTTGACGGAGAGTTAGAAAAGGACTTCTATGGAAATGCGATTAGGCCCCTTAGCAGCGTTACCAGAAAGCCGGTGGAAGCATCCGATGAAGAAGTTGCACGAAATCCGAGGGCCAGGAGCGCGAAGCTCAGAATAGCAGAGAAAATATAA
- a CDS encoding peroxiredoxin family protein: MRLIGQIAASLILSVLISCNSTEQPDLKTGTWRATLSRDVNRIPFIMDVSKNPDGKTYSVVVINDTERLKMDTAFFQNDSLVIPMELFDMKIIAKAEGEKLKGTYYRYAKGVVAGSIPFEAEFGKDYKFFKSGEAKSTKTVAGKWDATFITESTGDTTQSVGTFIQNGTDVKGSILTTTGDYRFLTGNVNGDSLFLSTFDGSNAKLFKAAIQSDGSLKGSMWSGVKSLRSFTASKNDKAKLPDAASLTYLKPGYETVDFTFPDSEGKPVSLKDPRFKDKVVIIQIMGSWCPNCMDETNFVAPWYKKNKDRGVEVVGLSFERSDDPKVSNPKIKRMIERMGIDYPILLAGTNTDEATAKALPMLNKVMSYPTTIFIDRKGKVREIHTGFSGQGTGAYFDEFVTDFNGLMDKLIAEK, encoded by the coding sequence ATGAGACTAATTGGTCAGATTGCTGCAAGCCTGATTTTATCTGTATTGATCAGCTGTAATTCTACCGAACAGCCGGACCTGAAAACCGGCACCTGGCGCGCAACATTGAGCAGGGATGTGAACAGGATTCCATTCATTATGGATGTGTCTAAAAACCCGGACGGGAAAACTTATTCTGTTGTGGTTATCAATGATACAGAAAGGCTCAAAATGGACACCGCATTCTTTCAAAACGATTCGCTGGTGATACCTATGGAGCTTTTTGATATGAAAATCATTGCAAAAGCAGAAGGAGAAAAGCTGAAAGGAACTTATTATCGCTATGCAAAAGGCGTAGTGGCAGGTTCAATCCCTTTCGAAGCGGAGTTTGGAAAGGACTATAAATTTTTCAAATCAGGTGAGGCAAAGAGCACAAAAACCGTTGCCGGGAAGTGGGATGCCACATTTATAACAGAGTCAACAGGCGACACGACGCAATCCGTAGGGACATTTATCCAGAATGGAACGGATGTGAAAGGTTCTATACTGACTACAACGGGCGATTATCGCTTCCTGACTGGCAATGTAAATGGTGACAGTCTGTTTTTGTCCACATTTGACGGCTCCAATGCCAAGCTTTTCAAAGCAGCCATCCAAAGCGACGGCTCGTTAAAAGGCTCCATGTGGTCGGGCGTGAAAAGTTTGCGAAGCTTTACTGCCTCGAAAAACGATAAAGCGAAACTGCCTGATGCTGCGAGCCTCACTTACTTAAAGCCAGGTTATGAGACGGTTGACTTCACATTTCCCGACTCGGAAGGCAAGCCTGTTTCATTGAAAGATCCAAGATTTAAGGACAAAGTCGTGATCATTCAGATTATGGGCTCGTGGTGCCCGAATTGTATGGACGAAACTAATTTCGTAGCGCCCTGGTACAAAAAGAATAAGGACCGCGGTGTTGAGGTTGTTGGCTTGTCCTTTGAAAGATCCGATGATCCAAAAGTTTCCAATCCCAAGATCAAACGCATGATTGAACGCATGGGAATCGATTATCCAATCCTTTTGGCGGGAACCAACACCGACGAAGCGACTGCGAAAGCATTACCCATGCTGAACAAGGTAATGTCTTATCCTACAACGATTTTTATAGACAGAAAAGGAAAAGTGCGCGAGATCCACACAGGTTTCTCTGGTCAGGGGACGGGCGCATATTTTGATGAATTTGTGACTGATTTTAATGGCCTGATGGACAAGCTGATCGCAGAAAAATAA
- a CDS encoding MarR family winged helix-turn-helix transcriptional regulator yields MRKEKTIDFQIKWAWHSISRMYNAYAARFDTTMAVGYVLLNIDIENGTPATKIAPLLGMEPRSLVRMLKNLEERGLIKREVSEQDKRFVRIVLTDLGKEKRELAREGVISFNTMIRDKIPLDKLVVFFDVIKDINKLVEEENQKLKAGEIEEEL; encoded by the coding sequence ATGCGCAAGGAAAAAACGATTGATTTCCAGATAAAATGGGCCTGGCATTCGATTTCCAGAATGTACAATGCTTATGCCGCACGTTTTGATACAACCATGGCTGTGGGCTATGTATTGCTCAACATTGACATTGAAAACGGCACGCCCGCAACCAAAATAGCCCCTTTGCTCGGCATGGAGCCACGAAGTCTGGTGCGGATGCTGAAAAACCTGGAAGAACGCGGGCTGATCAAACGGGAGGTAAGTGAACAGGATAAGCGGTTTGTCCGGATCGTGCTGACGGATTTAGGAAAAGAAAAACGGGAACTGGCGCGGGAAGGCGTTATTTCTTTCAATACTATGATCAGGGATAAAATTCCGCTGGATAAACTGGTCGTTTTTTTTGATGTAATTAAGGATATCAACAAACTGGTGGAAGAGGAAAATCAAAAACTCAAAGCCGGCGAAATAGAAGAAGAGCTTTAA
- a CDS encoding 3-hydroxyacyl-CoA dehydrogenase/enoyl-CoA hydratase family protein, with protein MNRSIRKVAVLGSGIMGSRIACHFANIGVEVLLLDIVPKELNDAEKAKGITNEHPAFRNRIVNDALQQAIKASPAPLYSPAFASRIKTGNFDDNLADIKNYDWVMEVVVERLDIKKSIFEKVDALRRPGTLVTSNTSGIPIHLMAEGRSDDFRKHFCGTHFFNPPRYLRLLEIIPTPETDQEIVDFLMHYGDLFLGKTTVLAKDTPGFIANRLGIYALIQTIRVAAEMGLSVDEVDKLTGPVAGRPKSGTYRLSDVVGLDTTVHVANNLYASGEGKDESRDAFVVPDVMQKLYDNKWLGDKSGQGFYKKIKDDKGKSVILALDFDTLEYKPSEKVKFETLEGTKAISDVSKRFPVLIAGRDKAGAFYRKTFSDIFRYASLRIPEISDEIFRIDQAISAGFGWQYGLFETWDAIGVQNMLSVMEGLDMKPADWVYEMVAAGNESFYKVENGKRSYYDIVSKTYRKIPGQESFILLSNLTNNIVWKNAGANLYDIGDGILNLEFKSKMNTMGSEVIEGINKGISLAEKDFRGLVIGNESSEAFSAGANLAMLFMFAIEQEFDEINMVIAQFQQTMMRARYSAIPVVTAPHTLALGGGCELNLHADKVVAHAETYMGLVEFGVGIIPAGGGTKEMALRCSDMYHAGDTELNILQTAFMNIAQAKVSTSAQEAREMNYLQDKDQIVLNRSRLIVEAKQAAIELANNGYTQPKQRNDIKVQGKTGIALFMAGIAQMRLANYISDHDAKIANKLAYVINGGDLSYAQNVTEQYLLDLEREAFLSLCGEKKTLERMQGLLNGGKPPRN; from the coding sequence ATGAATCGTTCAATTCGTAAAGTAGCCGTTTTGGGCTCGGGCATTATGGGATCGCGCATTGCTTGCCACTTTGCCAATATCGGTGTGGAAGTTTTATTACTCGACATTGTTCCGAAAGAGCTTAACGACGCCGAAAAAGCAAAAGGAATTACCAACGAACACCCTGCTTTCCGAAACAGGATCGTGAATGATGCATTACAACAAGCTATAAAAGCATCCCCGGCGCCACTTTACAGCCCGGCTTTTGCCTCACGCATTAAAACGGGAAACTTCGACGATAACCTGGCCGATATCAAAAATTATGATTGGGTGATGGAAGTCGTTGTGGAACGGCTTGATATTAAGAAAAGTATTTTCGAAAAAGTGGATGCCTTACGCAGGCCCGGAACGCTGGTAACATCCAACACATCCGGAATCCCGATCCATTTAATGGCCGAAGGCCGTAGCGATGACTTCCGGAAGCATTTCTGCGGAACGCACTTCTTTAACCCACCGAGATATTTACGCTTACTTGAAATCATCCCGACGCCGGAAACCGATCAGGAAATTGTCGATTTTCTGATGCATTACGGCGATCTTTTCCTGGGTAAAACGACCGTTTTGGCGAAAGACACACCGGGTTTCATTGCTAACAGGCTGGGAATCTACGCATTGATCCAAACAATCCGTGTTGCGGCTGAAATGGGGCTGAGTGTGGATGAAGTGGATAAGCTTACTGGTCCTGTTGCCGGACGTCCAAAGTCAGGCACATATCGCCTTTCGGACGTTGTGGGATTGGATACGACGGTTCATGTTGCCAATAATTTATATGCTTCGGGCGAAGGAAAAGATGAATCGCGAGATGCCTTTGTAGTTCCGGATGTGATGCAGAAATTATATGATAACAAATGGCTTGGAGACAAATCGGGACAGGGTTTTTATAAAAAAATAAAGGATGACAAAGGCAAATCCGTCATTCTTGCATTGGATTTCGATACATTAGAGTACAAGCCTTCTGAAAAAGTCAAGTTTGAAACATTAGAGGGCACCAAGGCCATCAGCGACGTTTCGAAGCGTTTCCCGGTGCTGATCGCGGGAAGGGACAAAGCGGGAGCGTTTTACAGAAAGACTTTCTCGGACATTTTCAGATATGCATCCTTGCGAATCCCTGAAATATCAGATGAAATCTTCCGGATCGATCAGGCTATTTCCGCGGGATTTGGCTGGCAATATGGCCTTTTTGAAACGTGGGATGCCATTGGTGTGCAAAATATGCTCTCTGTCATGGAAGGCCTGGATATGAAGCCGGCGGACTGGGTTTACGAAATGGTCGCAGCTGGCAATGAGTCATTTTATAAAGTGGAAAACGGCAAGCGTTCGTATTACGACATTGTTTCAAAAACATATAGGAAAATTCCTGGTCAGGAGAGCTTTATCCTGCTTAGTAATCTCACTAACAACATTGTATGGAAGAATGCAGGGGCAAATCTGTATGACATTGGCGACGGAATTCTGAACCTGGAATTCAAGTCAAAGATGAATACAATGGGTTCCGAGGTGATTGAGGGAATCAATAAAGGCATTAGTCTGGCAGAAAAAGATTTCCGTGGATTGGTGATCGGTAACGAGTCCAGTGAGGCGTTCTCTGCGGGTGCGAACCTGGCAATGCTGTTCATGTTCGCTATCGAGCAGGAATTTGATGAAATTAATATGGTCATTGCGCAATTCCAGCAAACCATGATGCGGGCGCGCTATTCTGCCATTCCGGTGGTCACTGCGCCGCATACATTGGCGCTGGGTGGTGGTTGCGAGCTTAATTTACATGCGGACAAGGTTGTGGCGCACGCTGAAACTTACATGGGACTGGTGGAATTCGGCGTTGGCATTATTCCCGCGGGCGGCGGCACGAAGGAAATGGCGCTCAGGTGCTCGGATATGTATCATGCGGGAGACACGGAATTGAACATTTTGCAAACCGCATTCATGAACATTGCGCAGGCGAAAGTTTCGACCTCGGCTCAGGAAGCGCGTGAAATGAATTATCTGCAGGACAAAGACCAGATCGTTTTAAACCGGTCGAGATTGATCGTGGAGGCGAAGCAAGCGGCAATTGAGCTGGCAAACAATGGATATACGCAGCCTAAGCAGCGTAATGACATTAAAGTGCAGGGAAAAACAGGCATCGCATTGTTCATGGCCGGTATCGCGCAGATGCGTCTGGCAAATTATATTTCCGATCACGACGCTAAAATCGCCAACAAACTTGCTTATGTAATTAATGGCGGTGATCTGAGCTATGCGCAGAATGTTACCGAACAATATCTGCTCGATCTGGAAAGGGAAGCCTTCCTGTCGCTTTGCGGTGAAAAGAAAACACTGGAAAGAATGCAAGGCTTGCTGAATGGTGGTAAACCGCCTAGAAACTAG
- a CDS encoding RrF2 family transcriptional regulator, with translation MISKKAKYALKALKVLAEQYGKGPVLISYIAEKEKIPKKFLEAILLDLRNNGVLQSQKGKGGGYLLRIPPGEVNFSKVLRIIDGPIAPALCVSMFFYGRCDDCKDEETCSLRSVLERWRDANLAVLDQTTLNDLLQAENAQQTDVLSQL, from the coding sequence ATGATTTCAAAAAAAGCAAAATACGCGCTGAAGGCTTTAAAGGTTTTGGCTGAACAATATGGGAAAGGCCCTGTGCTGATCTCCTATATTGCTGAAAAAGAGAAGATTCCAAAGAAATTTCTGGAAGCGATATTGCTTGACTTGCGTAATAATGGTGTTTTGCAAAGTCAGAAAGGAAAAGGCGGCGGATATCTGCTGCGTATCCCACCCGGCGAAGTCAATTTTTCAAAGGTCCTGCGGATTATCGACGGCCCCATTGCACCGGCACTTTGCGTTTCGATGTTTTTTTACGGTCGTTGCGACGATTGTAAGGATGAAGAAACGTGCAGCCTGCGTTCCGTGCTCGAAAGATGGCGTGATGCTAACCTCGCTGTTCTGGACCAAACGACATTAAACGACTTGCTTCAAGCTGAAAACGCACAGCAAACGGATGTTTTGTCACAATTATAG
- a CDS encoding glycosyltransferase — protein MPENFVIIIPQFNDWEALNLLIKKINADLNASILENTTLFIVDDCSSKDRTQPFAGFGGKEIKVLRLYRNLGHQKAIAIGLSYVAEHMATDKVIVMDADGEDAPADINLLAERSLQEPGKIIFAERNKRTENLLFRSFYVIYKMLFKLLTGKVITFGNFSLVPQNRLQNLVRVSEIWNNYPGGIIKSRIPYDSVLTNRAKRLAGESKMNFVSLVLHGLSAISVLVDTTAVRILIFSIFMSGVAIAFIIFIIFLKLIGNATPGWASTLGSTLMILMLQSFLISLFLVFMVLQYRSQQHFIPAVHYRDFVEKVDTFS, from the coding sequence ATGCCAGAAAATTTTGTCATTATCATTCCTCAATTCAACGACTGGGAGGCGCTGAACCTGCTTATAAAAAAGATTAATGCGGATCTCAACGCCTCAATCTTAGAGAACACTACGCTATTTATCGTTGACGATTGTTCGTCCAAAGACAGAACGCAGCCGTTTGCTGGTTTTGGAGGAAAAGAAATAAAAGTCCTGCGCTTATACCGCAACCTGGGCCATCAAAAAGCGATTGCAATAGGCCTCTCTTACGTCGCCGAACACATGGCCACTGATAAAGTGATCGTTATGGACGCTGATGGGGAAGACGCCCCGGCAGACATTAATTTACTGGCTGAAAGGTCATTACAAGAACCCGGCAAGATCATTTTTGCAGAGCGTAACAAGCGCACGGAAAATTTGCTGTTCCGTTCTTTTTATGTGATCTATAAAATGCTTTTCAAATTGTTAACCGGGAAAGTGATCACTTTCGGTAATTTCAGTCTTGTTCCGCAGAACCGTTTGCAAAATCTGGTTCGTGTTTCGGAGATCTGGAACAATTATCCTGGCGGCATCATTAAATCCAGAATTCCTTACGATTCGGTGCTGACCAACCGCGCGAAAAGATTAGCGGGGGAAAGCAAAATGAACTTTGTTTCCCTTGTTTTACACGGATTAAGCGCCATTTCAGTTTTGGTTGATACGACCGCAGTCCGCATCCTGATTTTTTCCATTTTCATGTCAGGCGTGGCGATCGCATTTATCATTTTCATCATTTTCTTGAAACTGATCGGCAATGCAACACCGGGCTGGGCATCCACATTAGGTAGCACATTAATGATCCTGATGCTGCAATCCTTTCTGATTTCGCTGTTTTTGGTTTTCATGGTGTTACAATATCGCTCCCAGCAACATTTTATCCCAGCCGTTCACTATCGCGATTTTGTGGAGAAGGTAGACACTTTCAGTTAA
- a CDS encoding NAD-dependent epimerase/dehydratase family protein, whose protein sequence is MNIALVTGSAGLIGSESVAFLADKFDLVIGVDNNLREYFFGADGNTEWNRNRIQDQFNNYKHYSADIREVSQLEPIFKEYGTDIKLIIHAAAQPSHDWAAKEPFTDFGVNAVGTLNMLEMTRLHTPEAVFIFTSTNKVYGDNPNYLPLIELETRWEIDQNHPYFENGIDEQHSIDHTKHSVFGASKVAADIMVQEYGRYFGMKTAVFRGGCLTGPNHSGAQLHGFLAYLMKCAITGNHYTIFGYKGKQVRDNIHSHDLVNMFWHFYQNPRPGEVYNAGGGRFANCSMLEAIALCEEITGNKLSYSYSETNRIGDHIWYVSDLSKFKSHYPGWNWEYGLTETLTQIHDGISSRLGVKTV, encoded by the coding sequence ATGAATATAGCTTTGGTAACCGGCTCAGCCGGACTGATAGGAAGTGAATCGGTTGCTTTTTTAGCGGACAAATTTGATCTGGTAATTGGTGTTGATAATAATTTAAGAGAATACTTTTTCGGCGCTGACGGAAATACCGAATGGAACCGTAACAGGATCCAGGACCAGTTCAATAACTACAAACATTACTCTGCTGATATTCGCGAAGTAAGCCAGCTGGAACCCATTTTTAAAGAATACGGAACAGACATTAAGCTGATTATCCACGCAGCCGCACAGCCAAGCCACGACTGGGCAGCGAAAGAACCATTCACAGATTTTGGTGTAAATGCGGTCGGAACGCTTAATATGCTGGAAATGACACGCTTGCATACGCCGGAAGCTGTGTTTATCTTCACTTCTACTAATAAGGTTTACGGTGATAATCCTAATTATCTGCCATTAATCGAGCTGGAAACACGCTGGGAAATCGATCAGAACCATCCTTATTTCGAGAACGGGATCGACGAGCAACACAGCATTGATCATACAAAACATTCAGTTTTTGGTGCTTCCAAAGTGGCTGCTGACATCATGGTGCAGGAATATGGTCGTTATTTCGGCATGAAAACGGCAGTTTTCCGTGGCGGATGCCTTACCGGCCCGAATCACTCCGGTGCACAGCTGCACGGATTCCTTGCTTATCTGATGAAATGTGCGATCACTGGCAACCATTATACGATTTTTGGTTACAAAGGAAAGCAGGTTCGCGACAACATTCACAGCCATGACCTTGTAAATATGTTCTGGCATTTTTACCAAAATCCACGTCCGGGTGAAGTTTATAATGCGGGCGGCGGTCGTTTTGCCAACTGCTCTATGCTGGAAGCCATTGCGCTTTGCGAAGAGATTACAGGAAACAAATTATCTTATTCTTACTCAGAAACAAACAGGATCGGTGATCACATCTGGTATGTGAGCGACCTTTCTAAATTCAAGTCACATTATCCAGGCTGGAACTGGGAATACGGCTTGACTGAGACATTGACCCAAATTCACGACGGCATTTCTTCGAGATTAGGAGTAAAAACCGTTTAA